Proteins co-encoded in one Rudaeicoccus suwonensis genomic window:
- a CDS encoding single-stranded DNA-binding protein: MAIKTEPSIKGFIASDPRLTFNDDGQARFYARIGQNHYHREEDGTFTEMEPSFHDLVQFGKGAELSAERFRKGDKFIAQGYVQDYRHMVDEEQRTDEQFVAKRVAHDPNLTTYTVDRRPRAERETPVAERDSATRTAVEQSAVEYDGLGR; encoded by the coding sequence GTGGCGATCAAGACTGAACCGTCGATCAAGGGGTTCATCGCCAGCGACCCGCGACTGACGTTCAACGACGACGGGCAGGCGCGTTTCTACGCCCGCATCGGACAGAACCACTATCACCGTGAGGAAGATGGGACCTTCACGGAGATGGAGCCGAGCTTTCACGATCTCGTGCAGTTCGGCAAAGGCGCGGAACTGTCAGCCGAGCGGTTCCGCAAAGGCGACAAGTTCATCGCGCAAGGCTACGTGCAGGACTACCGGCACATGGTCGATGAGGAGCAGCGCACCGATGAGCAGTTCGTCGCCAAGCGCGTCGCGCACGATCCGAACCTGACCACCTACACCGTCGATCGCCGCCCCCGCGCCGAACGGGAAACCCCAGTGGCAGAGCGCGACTCCGCTACCCGCACGGCCGTCGAGCAATCGGCCGTCGAGTATGACGGCCTCGGGCGCTGA